In Bactrocera oleae isolate idBacOlea1 chromosome 5, idBacOlea1, whole genome shotgun sequence, a genomic segment contains:
- the LOC138857376 gene encoding uncharacterized protein, whose translation MDTEMHSTPTPTMRSAITVPRLGITPTAAPRTPAATAPSTARNSIRASAAVPYPPEAPHRIRCPLCCRPHKLQHCGLFKGMSPTQRQQVAQAHGHCNNCLAHTHTTQECDSGALCQMCGRQHHTLLHRTPRREVSRQPAPRIRGANRPQQANRVARRRRTAPRSESRPWRQHNVAPTRRRPNYRRTSGLSNVVATLQQLQRLLG comes from the coding sequence ATGGATACTGAAATGCATTCCACCCCAACGCCAACAATGCGATCGGCCATCACTGTGCCTCGCCTTGGGATTACGCCAACCGCGGCGCCCCGAACACCAGCCGCAACAGCACCATCAACCGCTCGTAATAGTATTCGAGCATCCGCAGCCGTTCCGTATCCACCTGAGGCGCCCCATCGCATCCGATGCCCCCTTTGTTGCCGTCCCCACAAGTTGCAGCACTGTGGGCTCTTCAAGGGCATGTCGCCGACACAACGCCAGCAGGTTGCCCAGGCGCATGGGCATTGCAACAATTGtctggcacatacacacacgacgcAGGAGTGCGACTCAGGTGCTTTGTGCCAAATGTGTGGCAGGCAGCATCACACGTTGCTTCACCGTACTCCGAGGCGAGAGGTCAGTCGGCAGCCTGCCCCACGGATCCGCGGCGCAAACCGACCGCAGCAAGCCAATCGTGTGGCACGTCGCCGAAGAACGGCACCCCGATCGGAGTCCCGTCCATGGCGTCAGCACAACGTAGCACCGACTAGGCGTAGACCGAACTATCGCCGCACGTCTGGACTCAGCAACGTtgtggcaacgttgcaacagctacagcgactgctaggctga
- the LOC138857320 gene encoding ctenidin-3-like yields the protein MKFFAALLLLVCLVVACQAQGGGGGGGPYGGGGGGPYGGGGGPYGGGGGGGPYGGGGRLGGGGGGRRGGGGGGRFGGGGGAGR from the coding sequence ATGAAGTTCTTCGCTGCACTGTTGCTCTTGGTGTGTTTGGTTGTTGCGTGTCAAGCGCAAGGAGGTGGCGGTGGCGGCGGTCCATACGGTGGAGGTGGTGGTGGGCCATATGGTGGCGGCGGTGGTCCTTATGGTGGTGGCGGCGGTGGTGGACCTTATGGTGGTGGCGGACGCcttggcggtggtggtggtggtcgtcgtggcggcggcggtggtggaCGCTTTGGTGGAGGTGGTGGCGCAGGCCGTTAA